A section of the Salminus brasiliensis chromosome 10, fSalBra1.hap2, whole genome shotgun sequence genome encodes:
- the wdr20a gene encoding WD repeat-containing protein 20 produces the protein MQISKMAAEGGGKEMNEIKTQFTTREGAYKLLTHSEYSRPNRVPFNSQGSNPVKVSFVNVNDQSGNGDRICFNVGRELYFYIYKGVRKAADLSKPIDKRIYKGTQPTCHDFNHLTATAESVSLLVGFSAGQVQLIDPIKKETSKLFNEERLIDKSRVTCVKWVPGSESLFLVAHSSGNMYLYNVEHTCGTTAPHYQLLKQGENYAVHTCKSKSTRNPLLKWMVGEGALNEFAFSPDGKFLACVSQDGFLRVFNFDAVELHGTMKSYFGGLLCVCWSPDGKYIVAGGEDDLVTVWSFVDCRVIARGHGHKSWVSVVAFDHYTTSVEESDPMEFSGSDEDFQDQIHFGRDRANSTQSRLSKRNSTDSRPVSVTYRFGSVGQDTQLCLWDLTEDILFPHLPLSRTRTHTNVMNATSPPATGSGGGGSSTVVTTTNNPSTNGSNNSGTNTPGNSLPTPLPRSNSLPHSAAATTGSKSSVMDNAIASGVSKFATLSLHDRKERHHEKDHKRNHSMGHISSKSSDKLNLLTKTKTDPAKTLGTLLCPRMEDVPLLEPLICKKIAHERLTVLIFLEDCIVTACQEGFICTWARPGKVGLLSSQNQASSPSGTVV, from the exons ATGCAAATTTCAAAGATGGCGGCGGAGGGAGGAGGGAAGGAGATGAACGAGATCAAAACTCAGTTCACGACTAGAGAAGGCGCATACAAACTCCTCACGCACTCCGAGTACAGCCGCCCCAACCGGGTGCCTTTTAACTCGCAGGGCTCCAATCCCGTTAAGGTTTCGTTTGTCAACGTGAACGACCAGTCCGGCAACGGCGACCGAATCTGCTTCAATGTGGGCCGGGAGCTCTATTTCTACATCTACAAAGGCGTCCGAAAG GCTGCAGACCTAAGCAAGCCAATAGACAAGAGGATATACAAGGGAACGCAGCCCACCTGCCATGACTTTAACCACCTTACTGCCACGGCTGAGAGTGTATCTCTGTTGGTGGGTTTCTCAGCCGGCCAAGTGCAGCTCATTGACCCTATCAAGAAGGAGACAAGCAAGCTCTTCAATGAAGAA AGACTAATAGATAAATCTAGAGTGACTTGTGTAAAATGGGTGCCAGGCTCTGAGAGTCTCTTCCTTGTAGCTCATTCCAGTGGAAACATGTACTTGTATAACGTGGAGCATACATGCGGCACGACAGCCCCTCACTACCAGCTGCTCAAGCAGGGTGAGAACTATGCTGTGCACACGTGCAAGAGCAAATCCACACGCAATCCTCTGTTAAAGTGGATGGTAGGTGAGGGGGCGCTGAACGAATTCGCCTTTTCCCCAGATGGGAAGTTCTTAGCCTGTGTTAGCCAGGATGGCTTCCTTCGCGTGTTTAACTTCGATGCTGTGGAGTTGCACGGGACCATGAAAAGTTACTTTGGGGGACTGCTTTGTGTCTGTTGGAGCCCTGATGGGAAGTACATTGTCGCAGGTGGGGAGGACGATCTAGTGACCGTGTGGTCCTTTGTGGACTGTCGAGTCATTGCACGGGGCCATGGCCACAAGTCGTGGGTGAGCGTAGTGGCTTTTGACCACTACACCACCAGTGTGGAGGAAAGTGACCCCATGGAGTTCAGTGGGAGCGACGAGGACTTCCAGGATCAGATCCACTTCGGGCGTGACCGGGCCAACAGCACGCAGTCACGTCTCTCCAAGCGCAACTCTACGGACAGCCGACCGGTCAGTGTCACTTATCGCTTCGGCTCGGTGGGCCAGGACACTCAACTATGCCTGTGGGACCTCACAGAGGACATCCTGTTCCCCCACCTCCCCTTGTCGCGAACCAGGACCCACACCAACGTCATGAATGCTACCAGTCCCCCAGCCACAGGAAGTGGAGGAGGTGGGAGCAGCACTGTTGTCACGACGACAAACAATCCCAGCACGAATGGCAGCAACAACAGTGGCACGAACACGCCAGGGAACTCTCTGCCCACACCGCTGCCACGCTCCAACAGCCTACCGCACTCTGCGGCTGCCACCACAGGCAGCAAAAGCAGCGTAATGGACAACGCCATTGCTTCGGGTGTCAGCAAGTTTGCCACGCTTTCGCTGCATGACCGTAAAGAGCGCCACCACGAAAAGGACCACAAGCGCAACCACAGCATGGGCCACATCAGCAGCAAGAGCAGCGACAAGCTCAACCTGCTCACCAAAACCAAAACGGACCCAGCCAAGACGCTGGGCACTTTGCTGTGCCCACGCATGGAGGATGTACCCCTGCTTGAGCCGCTCATCTGCAAAAAGATAGCACACGAGAGACTCACTGTTCTCATCTTTCTAGAGGACTGTATAGTCACCGCTTGTCAGGAGGGATTTATTTGCACATGGGCGAGGCCTGGCAAAGTG GGTTTATTGTCATCCCAAAACCAAGCCAGCTCTCCCAGTGGAACAGTAGTATAG